The DNA segment aatatttgagaTATATAAGAAAGGAATCACTTCTTATCAATGGAATCTTTGtgtattttcaaatcaaatatatgatCCTGATGATACAGTGAGAAAATTAGAAGATCCACCACATGGAGTACCCACACTAGAAGACATAACACCTCCAAGAACATGGacatttgatgaaaatagCAACTGGgaaattgataaagatGCAGCAGGCTGGATCAAAGAGAATGAATTGACATTATTTGCGAATAATGATTTTGCTATGGATGAAGAGTATAAACGCAGGAGGTGGGTCCGAAAAGTACTAAGATATGCGAAACCAGCTAGAAAACCTCAAACATGAACTCAATAACAGTGAAACAATAGAATGCTAATAAatctataaataattaatatcatttatttcctataattatatagtatattcaacttaatattataagatGTATGCAGTGAATAATGTTGAAATGCAAACCTAAAGGTCTAGTAGGGGAAATGTCAAATTTTATGCAGGTACACCATCACTTTCGGGTACAGCCATTTTAGAAATAACTTTCTTCCAGTTATTTCTATTATCATGTATAGGGGCACtcaataaattcaataatgtTACAATCACAAGTAATCCAAATGAACAAACGCATGCAGGAGTAAGCATTCTCGTAAAATTTCTTCCTGACATGACCTTTTGATAGGGACATGATGCAAACGGCCCGCCTGTAACCCAACAGTCACTAACGGAGATGGAATTTATATCAAtccaaatattgatatttcccatttcatattttttgagAAAAAATTCTAAAGCTAATTTCTGTAATGGTGTCGAGGGTATAGAAAAATCAAAGCCATCTGGACAATTTGATCCACTAAAGCtatcaaaatcaaaatatgaattttcattttcactTAAAATGAATCcaaaattatcattataaGATCGACATAAACCATATAGTTTGTCATAACAATTACCTACGATCCACTCCGATGATATATTATGCACAGTGTAAGACATATATCCACAATTATATGCGGTAAAACTCTTATCTTTCGGTAGAGAGCTTTGTTTTTTAGGCTCTCCAACTTTCCATGACCAACTGTTTATAGGAGTAGTTAAATCTGATAATAGGAGTATATTACTGGAATCGAATTTATTTGCAATAATAGGAGAGTAACCATAACTAATGTATTGTGGCCCATCGCTTTCAgtaaaatttgataataaaaaccTCCATGGAATTAATGATGTGTTTCTAACTTCTTCTACAGTAGTTGGGATATCTAGTGTTGCattaaattcatcaaaatgCATGATTGAACGGTTAAACGTATATGGGGATTCATCTGATTCCATAACTTGCGATATTTCTGAAATCACTActcttcttctaatttcatATAAAAACCTATTTAAGGTAGGCCAACCATTTACTGCATTCACGCCATTCATATCAAAGGTTTTACCAGCTTTTCTATCTGAAAGCAAATCATCTGGcttgtatatataacttCCACCTAGTCCATGTTCAAGCAAAGCCGAAATATTTTGGCTAGGTGAACTATAATCAATAAAAGTTAAGCTATTATTCTGAATACGTAACATCATAAAGAATAAATTCGCAGACAGGTTTGTATCTGTGTCATCTAGAAAAACTTTTGTTTTCGATAAAAAGCTTTGAAAAGTTATGCTTGTATCAACAAGGGTCCATATGTTATCAGTTAACTCCAAATCTACTATAACATTTTGAACCCCACTAGATAAGATATCATAATAATAGTTCAATAAATCGTCATTGTTTATAGTATCATTTGATTGCGAGAAATTTGAGTGAAGTAAAAC comes from the Tetrapisispora phaffii CBS 4417 chromosome 1, complete genome genome and includes:
- the MTC6 gene encoding Mtc6p (similar to Saccharomyces cerevisiae YHR151C; ancestral locus Anc_5.102) — encoded protein: MTLKLFRYLFIGICCLLVLNSIPTTFVNADTSSAKAHSISSNSSAALSQRSQRDIEYNITIDQLPLTGIELKSVLLHSNFSQSNDTINNDDLLNYYYDILSSGVQNVIVDLELTDNIWTLVDTSITFQSFLSKTKVFLDDTDTNLSANLFFMMLRIQNNSLTFIDYSSPSQNISALLEHGLGGSYIYKPDDLLSDRKAGKTFDMNGVNAVNGWPTLNRFLYEIRRRVVISEISQVMESDESPYTFNRSIMHFDEFNATLDIPTTVEEVRNTSLIPWRFLLSNFTESDGPQYISYGYSPIIANKFDSSNILLLSDLTTPINSWSWKVGEPKKQSSLPKDKSFTAYNCGYMSYTVHNISSEWIVGNCYDKLYGLCRSYNDNFGFILSENENSYFDFDSFSGSNCPDGFDFSIPSTPLQKLALEFFLKKYEMGNINIWIDINSISVSDCWVTGGPFASCPYQKVMSGRNFTRMLTPACVCSFGLLVIVTLLNLLSAPIHDNRNNWKKVISKMAVPESDGVPA